The uncultured Cohaesibacter sp. genome window below encodes:
- a CDS encoding nucleotidyltransferase family protein — MNTLNRPKTGMILAAGMGKRMRPLSAITPKPLINVGGRAIIDRPLTALARAGVTRTVINVHYLADLVEVHVRQYDDFEIVISDERDGLLETGGGVVNALPLLGDDPFYLLNSDSFWMEGSVNNLDLLAHYWMDDSMDGLLLLAPTVTAVGYKGRGDFLLDPYGRLRRRKAHEVSPYVYSGAAILHPRLFKDSKKDVHSLNKEFDRSIEEGRLYGLIMDGTWMHVGTPRDIRWAERALNESATGGRLP, encoded by the coding sequence ATGAACACGCTCAACCGCCCAAAAACCGGAATGATCCTCGCCGCCGGAATGGGAAAACGCATGCGCCCCCTTTCTGCGATTACACCGAAACCACTGATCAACGTGGGCGGCCGAGCGATCATCGACCGACCGTTGACCGCGCTGGCTCGGGCCGGGGTGACCCGCACCGTTATCAACGTGCATTATCTGGCCGATCTTGTCGAAGTCCATGTCCGTCAATATGACGATTTCGAGATTGTCATTTCCGACGAACGGGACGGCCTGCTGGAAACCGGCGGTGGTGTCGTCAATGCGCTGCCGTTGCTGGGAGATGACCCGTTCTATCTTTTGAACTCCGACAGCTTCTGGATGGAAGGCTCCGTCAACAATCTCGATCTGCTGGCCCACTACTGGATGGACGACAGCATGGATGGCCTGTTGCTGCTGGCACCGACCGTCACAGCCGTCGGCTACAAGGGCCGCGGCGACTTCCTGCTCGACCCATATGGGCGCCTGCGCCGTCGCAAGGCACACGAAGTCTCACCCTATGTCTACAGTGGCGCCGCAATCCTGCACCCGCGCCTGTTCAAGGATTCCAAGAAGGACGTCCACTCGCTCAACAAGGAATTCGACCGGTCCATCGAGGAGGGCCGCCTCTATGGTCTGATCATGGATGGCACCTGGATGCATGTCGGCACGCCGCGGGATATCCGCTGGGCCGAACGCGCCCTCAACGAGAGCGCAACCGGTGGACGCCTTCCCTGA
- a CDS encoding ATP-binding protein, with the protein MPKNGLFGNISNQHRLDRLTDGSRDQADKADAQATAAPSSSLLSSLLHPAEFLGSLPLSLSLCLALSLTLPAIVLAGATNPSAPEAEGVGENLLAGELLPSIPALIERPTSSLTESFGGNPMQWELLGLALICALAIFVLIAGWAVIRERRRSRARLMSAMEAIQTLQTKLDRSESLLNATDQLLIIWNGKDQQPIVIGNLVTNDHLVPVGNAILAFGNWLQVDSVQDVEKAISTLRATGQRFVQSAQTLNGNLVEFRGRTSGGRALVQLRILEGDEHDRVRMEHEAARQRKELSRLATLLNSMPMPVWSRDEDGLLTWANDAYVRAVDGKTLEAVLEDQIELLDQRGREAVLQIHERRGQSGGNKDLAVKRLPIIAEGKRKIFDVTDIYQHPGSVGIATDVSDLEAAEKALDRMHLFYANTLDQLTTPVAIFDSSQQLQFYNAAYSSQFKLDPAFLDTNPDENAILEKLRINRSLPEQANFHEWKKKFLSSYRDVEAHEHWWHLPDGQSLRVIAAPNPDAGVIYIFENVTERLDLEKRYNALIRMQSETLDHLNDGVVVFGSDGRLRMSNPAFSRLWDFQNDQLEGQPHVAAVLELCRRKYDSTKVWATLIGSVVGLEDKREGVIGRMECVDGRFLDYASIPLPDGATMMTFVDVTGNVTVERSLQERNEALLAADQLKNTFIQHVSYELRSPLTNIIGFTELLTSESFGSLNERQREYTDHIMTSSSSLLAIVNDILDLATIDAGIVVLDLDLVDPVDSIRAAAEGLQDRLAEKNIHLDISVAENMGEFTGDQKRVRQVLFNLISNAIAFSDPDSDISIVAERTSMDILFTVSDKGCGMPENYLDSAFDRFESRASGNGRGGAGLGLSIVKSFVELHGGKVTIASNEGKGTSVTCSFPIEPKIDARSTTAAAE; encoded by the coding sequence CTTTGCCTTGCCCTGTCACTCACGCTCCCTGCGATCGTGCTGGCTGGCGCAACCAACCCGTCCGCTCCCGAAGCAGAGGGCGTTGGCGAAAACCTGCTGGCCGGAGAGTTGCTGCCATCAATCCCGGCTCTGATCGAACGCCCGACCTCTTCCCTTACAGAATCCTTTGGTGGCAATCCGATGCAGTGGGAGCTGCTCGGGCTGGCGTTGATCTGTGCTCTGGCGATTTTCGTGCTGATTGCCGGCTGGGCCGTGATCCGCGAACGCCGTCGCAGTCGCGCCCGCCTGATGTCCGCCATGGAAGCCATCCAGACGCTGCAGACCAAACTGGATCGTTCCGAAAGTCTTCTCAATGCGACCGACCAGTTGCTGATCATCTGGAACGGCAAGGACCAGCAGCCGATCGTCATCGGCAATCTTGTAACCAACGATCATCTTGTGCCGGTAGGCAACGCCATTCTGGCCTTTGGCAACTGGCTGCAAGTGGATAGCGTTCAGGACGTTGAGAAGGCCATCAGCACGCTGCGCGCAACCGGACAGCGTTTCGTCCAGTCGGCCCAGACGCTCAATGGCAATCTGGTGGAATTTCGCGGCCGCACATCGGGTGGTCGGGCTCTTGTCCAACTGCGCATTCTGGAAGGCGACGAGCATGACCGCGTGCGGATGGAACACGAGGCGGCCCGCCAGCGCAAGGAACTGTCCCGTCTTGCCACCTTGCTCAACAGCATGCCGATGCCGGTCTGGTCTCGCGATGAAGATGGTCTGCTGACCTGGGCCAACGATGCCTATGTGCGGGCGGTCGACGGCAAGACCCTTGAGGCTGTGCTGGAAGACCAGATCGAACTTCTGGACCAGCGGGGCCGGGAAGCCGTGTTGCAGATTCACGAGCGCCGTGGCCAGTCGGGTGGCAATAAGGATCTGGCCGTCAAGCGGCTGCCGATCATTGCTGAAGGCAAACGCAAGATCTTCGACGTAACGGACATCTATCAGCATCCGGGCTCTGTCGGCATCGCAACAGACGTCTCCGATCTGGAAGCCGCCGAGAAAGCGCTTGATCGCATGCATCTGTTCTATGCCAACACCCTGGACCAGTTGACGACGCCGGTTGCGATCTTTGATTCATCCCAGCAGCTACAATTCTACAATGCCGCCTACAGCAGCCAGTTCAAGCTTGACCCGGCCTTCCTTGACACCAATCCGGACGAGAATGCGATCCTGGAAAAGCTGCGCATCAACCGCAGTCTGCCGGAACAGGCCAATTTCCACGAATGGAAGAAGAAATTCCTTTCCTCGTATCGCGACGTGGAAGCACACGAGCACTGGTGGCACCTTCCCGATGGTCAGTCTCTGCGCGTCATCGCAGCCCCCAATCCGGATGCCGGCGTCATCTATATCTTCGAGAATGTGACCGAGCGTCTGGACCTCGAAAAGCGCTACAACGCCCTTATCCGCATGCAGAGCGAGACGCTCGACCATCTCAACGACGGCGTCGTGGTGTTTGGTTCCGATGGCCGCCTGCGCATGTCCAACCCCGCCTTCAGCCGCCTGTGGGACTTCCAGAACGATCAGCTTGAAGGCCAGCCCCATGTAGCTGCCGTGTTGGAACTGTGCCGCCGGAAATATGATTCCACCAAGGTCTGGGCCACTCTCATCGGCAGTGTTGTCGGGCTTGAAGACAAGCGCGAGGGCGTGATCGGCCGGATGGAATGTGTCGACGGCCGGTTCCTCGATTATGCCTCCATCCCCCTGCCCGATGGTGCAACCATGATGACCTTTGTCGATGTCACCGGCAATGTCACTGTCGAACGCAGCCTGCAGGAACGCAACGAAGCCCTGCTCGCCGCCGATCAGCTCAAGAACACCTTCATCCAGCATGTGTCTTACGAGCTGCGCTCGCCTTTGACCAACATCATCGGGTTCACCGAGCTTCTGACCAGCGAATCCTTTGGCTCGCTCAACGAACGCCAGCGCGAATACACCGACCACATCATGACCTCCAGTTCGTCGCTGCTGGCCATCGTCAATGACATTCTCGATCTGGCGACCATTGATGCGGGCATCGTCGTGCTCGATCTGGATCTGGTCGACCCAGTCGATTCGATCCGGGCTGCAGCAGAGGGCCTGCAGGACCGGCTGGCGGAAAAGAACATCCATCTCGACATATCGGTTGCCGAGAATATGGGCGAGTTCACCGGCGATCAGAAGCGGGTGCGGCAGGTGCTGTTCAATCTCATTTCCAACGCCATTGCCTTCTCCGACCCTGATTCAGATATCTCCATCGTGGCAGAACGGACATCGATGGACATCCTGTTCACGGTCAGCGACAAGGGCTGCGGCATGCCTGAGAATTATCTCGATTCCGCCTTTGACCGCTTTGAAAGTCGGGCTTCCGGCAATGGCCGCGGCGGAGCCGGTCTGGGCCTCTCCATCGTCAAGAGTTTTGTCGAACTGCATGGTGGCAAGGTGACCATCGCCAGCAATGAGGGAAAGGGTACGAGCGTAACCTGCAGCTTTCCCATTGAACCTAAAATAGACGCCCGCTCCACCACCGCCGCAGCAGAATAG
- the tsaE gene encoding tRNA (adenosine(37)-N6)-threonylcarbamoyltransferase complex ATPase subunit type 1 TsaE, producing MADRTSLPSQETHGWCFVFDRLSEAASAALASDLAPLLACGDVIALSGDLGMGKSSFARALLRARAGDPWLEVPSPTFTLVQGYAMPDEDGEASLEIAHFDLYRISDSEELYEIGFEESWEAGAALVEWPDRADDLLPPSCLWLCFSAGESDEARVLTIAGNDVWRERLMRLCQKRRLLIDAGWGDALRHPIASDLSPRSYDRVMRPQDPFSETSEHPEELQQTAILMDMPERQPGPLLPDGRLYDQVAHRVTALAPMLSIAEGLETLGLRVPHRFGASVEEGLMLWEDFGGVTLAEGPEEPVDARYLATVSALAHLHQQPLPIRFEGTGGRHTLSRYDRDAFEVELDVFLDHYWPHVHGSACPEEKRAEFKALWLPFIDRITETGQVLVLRDVQDPNCFWLGADARDGAIGFIDFQDCLIGPHAYDLAALSMDARVTIPASLEQAMRSHYVSLRGFDAAAAATFTETYHIIAAQRTSKNLGAFARAANQAGRTGYLAHVPRSLDYLSRAMDHPLLGALKGWYEAEGLLTATDR from the coding sequence ATGGCTGACCGAACATCCTTACCGTCTCAAGAGACCCACGGCTGGTGCTTTGTGTTTGACCGGCTGTCGGAGGCAGCAAGTGCGGCACTGGCGTCCGATCTTGCGCCCCTGCTCGCCTGCGGTGATGTTATCGCTCTTTCCGGCGATCTGGGCATGGGCAAGAGCAGCTTTGCCCGCGCCCTGTTGCGTGCCCGGGCCGGTGATCCATGGCTTGAGGTTCCCAGCCCGACCTTCACTCTGGTGCAAGGCTACGCGATGCCCGATGAAGACGGGGAGGCCTCGCTGGAGATCGCCCATTTCGACCTTTATCGAATCAGCGACAGCGAAGAGCTTTACGAAATCGGCTTCGAGGAGTCATGGGAGGCCGGTGCCGCTCTGGTCGAATGGCCAGATCGAGCCGATGATCTGTTGCCCCCCTCCTGCCTCTGGCTATGCTTTTCGGCGGGAGAGAGCGACGAGGCCCGCGTTCTGACCATCGCGGGCAATGACGTCTGGCGGGAACGGCTCATGCGCCTTTGCCAGAAGCGCCGGTTGCTGATTGATGCCGGTTGGGGCGATGCCTTGCGCCACCCCATTGCCTCTGACCTCTCCCCACGCAGCTATGACCGGGTGATGCGCCCGCAGGATCCGTTTTCCGAGACATCGGAGCATCCCGAAGAGCTGCAACAAACCGCAATCCTGATGGATATGCCGGAGCGGCAACCGGGGCCATTGCTGCCAGACGGCAGGCTTTATGATCAGGTCGCCCATCGCGTCACTGCCCTTGCCCCCATGCTATCGATTGCCGAAGGACTGGAAACCTTGGGTCTCAGGGTGCCTCACCGCTTCGGGGCCTCCGTTGAAGAGGGCCTGATGCTGTGGGAGGATTTCGGCGGCGTGACGCTGGCCGAAGGCCCGGAAGAACCCGTTGATGCCCGCTATCTGGCAACGGTTTCGGCCCTTGCCCATCTGCACCAGCAGCCCCTGCCGATCCGGTTCGAGGGCACAGGCGGTCGCCACACTCTTTCTCGCTATGATCGCGACGCCTTCGAGGTCGAGCTTGATGTCTTCCTTGACCACTACTGGCCGCATGTCCATGGCAGTGCCTGCCCGGAAGAGAAGCGCGCCGAATTCAAGGCGCTGTGGCTCCCGTTCATCGACCGGATCACCGAAACAGGGCAGGTTCTCGTGCTGCGCGACGTGCAGGATCCCAACTGCTTCTGGCTCGGAGCAGACGCGCGCGATGGGGCCATCGGCTTCATTGATTTTCAGGATTGCCTTATCGGCCCTCACGCCTATGACCTTGCCGCGCTTTCAATGGATGCCCGGGTTACCATCCCGGCCTCTCTCGAACAGGCAATGCGCAGCCATTATGTGAGCCTGCGCGGCTTTGATGCCGCAGCTGCCGCAACTTTCACCGAGACCTATCACATCATTGCCGCCCAACGCACCTCCAAGAATCTCGGAGCGTTCGCTCGGGCTGCCAATCAGGCTGGACGGACCGGCTATCTTGCCCATGTGCCGCGCAGTCTGGACTATCTTTCTCGGGCCATGGACCACCCGCTCCTTGGTGCCCTGAAGGGCTGGTACGAGGCCGAAGGCCTGCTGACCGCAACCGACCGCTAA